The Hujiaoplasma nucleasis DNA window TGAAATGAACAATCAACATGAAAGAATGATTAATAAGTATCATCATAAATTTTTAGAAGAAAAGTTTAAGGAATTTAATTTAGGAAGGGCTGAAGCTCCTTATATCAAAATGATTTACCATCAGAGTCCTATCAAGATGAACACATTAATCTCTAATGTGGTTTTTCATAAGTCTCATACAACAAGAGCCATCAATCAAATGGTTAAAGATGGACTTATTACCAAGGAAAAAGACTTAGAAGATAAACGATCGTACATCATTACCATTACTCAAAAGGGGATCAAAGTGGCAGAACAAGTCAAGCAAATCTTAGAGGAATGGGAAAATTTAATCGATAGTGCTTTAAATGAAGAAGAGCGAAATCAATTAAATATTATGAGAGAAAAAGTATACTATAAATTAAAGGAACACTTTGAGGAGGATTTACAAGATGAAAAAAATGTTTAATTACTTAAAACCATATAAACTTCAAGTTTTCTTTATCTTGATTCTTGTGACTTTTACTGCTTTAGGTATGTTATTGTTGCCAGATTATATGAGTAAAATTATTGGTGAAGGTTTAGATGCAGAATACCAAGTATTGGTTGATAACGAATGGCAGGTTGTTGAAGAATGTAGTATCGAAGTAAATCCTGATACTTGTAGGGTTATTCAAACATCAGATTTTAATGTGATTTTAAAATATGGTGGCATCATGCTTTTAGTTACTTTGGCTTCAACTTTAAGTTTTATTGGATTAATGTATTTATCAAGCGATGTATCTAGTAAAGTTGGTCGAGATATTAGAAGAGACTACTATAATAAAATTAATGATTTATCTATTTACGAAACAGGAAAATTTGGGACATCTACATTAATTACAAGAGCAACGAATGATGTTATGCAAGTTCAAAATTTCTTAATTATGGCTTTAAGAATGGTCTTACGAATACCTATTATTTTTATTGGAGCATTGGTTTTTTCATTACAAAAATCAGTAACTCTAACACTAGTTATTTTAGCTGGTGTTCCTTTGCTAGGTATTGTGATTGTGATTGCATTTAAACTTGTCTTACCTTTATTTAAATTATTCCAAAAACGAGTCGATAAAATGACTTTAGTGACGAGAGAAAGTATCAATGGTGTAAGGGTCATTAGAGCTTTTGGTCAAGGTGATAGAGAAGTAGAGAAATTTAATGAGTCGAACCAAGATTTAGCTGATGTAGGTTTAAAAGCTGGAAAAATCATGGCAACCCTAAATCCAACAATAAATTTGATATTTAATCTTGTGATTTTAGCAGTAGTATTTTTTGCTTACCATATGGTTTTAGATGGAAAAATAATTGATTATCAAGGCTTGGGGAATGTATCAGCTTTAATTCAATATGCTATGCAAATGCTTTTTAGTATTCTGATGTTAACGATGACCTTTATTATGTATCCTAGAGCCGAAGTGTCAGGTAAAAGAATTCAAGAAATTTTGGAACTTGAATCTTCTATTATTGATACTGCAGATGATTCTTATAGTGATTTTAATTTCAAGGGTGAAGTTGACTTTAATGAAGTTTCATTTAAATTTCCTGATGCTGAAAAAAATGTCTTAGATAACATTAGTTTCAATGCAAAACCAGGTGAGACCATAGCAATAATAGGTTCAACTGGTTCTGGAAAATCTACAGTAGTTAATTTATTGCCTAGATTTTTTGATATCACCGGTGGGTCCTTAAAAATAGATGGTGTTGATATCAAGAATATTAAATTATCTAAATTAAGATCTCTCATTGGTTTTGTTCCTCAAACAGCGACTCTGTTTTCTGGTACTATTAAGTCAAATATAGCTTATGGGGTTGAAGAACCTTCTGATGAAGAAATAGTTAAAGCTGCACAAATCGCTCAAGCTGAAGAATTTATTTTAGAATTAGATGATACTTATGATGCTGTAGTTGAGCAATCTGGAAATAATTTTTCAGGTGGTCAAAAACAAAGGCTTTCTATAGCCAGAGCGATTATTAGAAAACCAAAAATATTTGTTTTTGATGATAGTTTTTCAGCACTTGATTTTAAGACTGATTCAACATTAAGAAAAGCTTTGAAAGAAGAAATAAAAGATGCAACAATCTTTATTGTTGCTCAAAGAATAGGGACCATTATGGACGCTGATAAAATTATTGTTTTACAAGAAGGTAAAATGGTTGGCATAGGAAAACACAAGGAATTATTGGATACATGTGAGGTATACAAAGAAATAGCCTTATCTCAATTAGATGAGGAGGAAATACGATGAAAGAAAAAGAAAATAACAAACAAAGCAATCAATCAA harbors:
- a CDS encoding MarR family winged helix-turn-helix transcriptional regulator, giving the protein MNNQHERMINKYHHKFLEEKFKEFNLGRAEAPYIKMIYHQSPIKMNTLISNVVFHKSHTTRAINQMVKDGLITKEKDLEDKRSYIITITQKGIKVAEQVKQILEEWENLIDSALNEEERNQLNIMREKVYYKLKEHFEEDLQDEKNV
- a CDS encoding ABC transporter ATP-binding protein codes for the protein MKKMFNYLKPYKLQVFFILILVTFTALGMLLLPDYMSKIIGEGLDAEYQVLVDNEWQVVEECSIEVNPDTCRVIQTSDFNVILKYGGIMLLVTLASTLSFIGLMYLSSDVSSKVGRDIRRDYYNKINDLSIYETGKFGTSTLITRATNDVMQVQNFLIMALRMVLRIPIIFIGALVFSLQKSVTLTLVILAGVPLLGIVIVIAFKLVLPLFKLFQKRVDKMTLVTRESINGVRVIRAFGQGDREVEKFNESNQDLADVGLKAGKIMATLNPTINLIFNLVILAVVFFAYHMVLDGKIIDYQGLGNVSALIQYAMQMLFSILMLTMTFIMYPRAEVSGKRIQEILELESSIIDTADDSYSDFNFKGEVDFNEVSFKFPDAEKNVLDNISFNAKPGETIAIIGSTGSGKSTVVNLLPRFFDITGGSLKIDGVDIKNIKLSKLRSLIGFVPQTATLFSGTIKSNIAYGVEEPSDEEIVKAAQIAQAEEFILELDDTYDAVVEQSGNNFSGGQKQRLSIARAIIRKPKIFVFDDSFSALDFKTDSTLRKALKEEIKDATIFIVAQRIGTIMDADKIIVLQEGKMVGIGKHKELLDTCEVYKEIALSQLDEEEIR